The following coding sequences lie in one Enterococcus sp. 9E7_DIV0242 genomic window:
- a CDS encoding PIN/TRAM domain-containing protein yields MQKRVITVLMVIIGASLGISLLPSAWLMVQQADNQWLNNNFTNSLIGAIIFFILSLVLAKYIVSAVKRVEKSLNELSLTYLLFGSIGAILGLTLGVIISIPMYNLAIPIVNSLLPILVMITLGYLGFRMGTTRIEEWKKIFTARQKKPAPENEGEVLDRKVEDHFHKYKILDTSVIIDGRIYDIAKTGFLEGVILIPNFVLYELQYIADSGDSLKRVRGRRGLDILNALQKEDGISVEMYDGDFEDIAEVDSKLIKLAKLLDGVVVTNDYNLNKVSEFQNVPVLNINALANAVKPVVIPGETMNVMVVKAGTERQQGVAYLDDGTMVVVEDGQHYMNEQLVVVVTSALQTAAGRMIFAKPAHSGRGIDEHKNNHDQAKEKK; encoded by the coding sequence GTGCAAAAGCGAGTAATCACTGTACTGATGGTCATTATTGGTGCAAGCTTGGGAATTTCTTTACTACCATCGGCTTGGCTAATGGTTCAACAGGCAGATAATCAATGGCTAAACAACAATTTTACTAACAGTCTGATTGGTGCAATTATTTTCTTTATTTTATCTTTAGTGTTAGCAAAATATATTGTTTCAGCAGTTAAAAGAGTGGAAAAATCATTAAATGAATTGAGTTTAACGTACCTGTTATTTGGAAGTATTGGTGCGATTTTAGGATTGACACTTGGAGTAATCATCTCTATTCCAATGTATAATTTGGCAATACCTATCGTGAACAGCTTACTGCCAATTTTAGTAATGATTACATTAGGATATCTGGGCTTTCGAATGGGAACTACGAGAATCGAGGAATGGAAAAAGATTTTTACAGCTCGTCAAAAGAAACCTGCACCTGAAAATGAAGGTGAAGTGTTGGATCGCAAGGTTGAGGACCATTTTCATAAGTATAAAATCTTAGATACCAGTGTAATTATTGATGGTCGGATTTACGATATTGCTAAAACAGGATTTTTGGAAGGGGTCATTTTGATTCCAAACTTTGTGTTATATGAGCTTCAATATATTGCCGATTCAGGCGACAGTCTGAAACGGGTGCGTGGACGTCGTGGGTTGGATATCCTGAATGCTTTGCAGAAAGAAGACGGTATTTCTGTGGAAATGTATGATGGTGATTTTGAGGATATTGCTGAAGTAGATAGCAAGTTAATCAAGCTGGCGAAGCTTTTAGACGGTGTTGTTGTAACAAATGATTACAATTTGAATAAGGTTTCTGAGTTTCAAAATGTCCCTGTTTTGAACATCAATGCTCTGGCCAATGCAGTGAAGCCAGTAGTTATCCCCGGTGAAACCATGAATGTGATGGTTGTCAAAGCCGGTACAGAGCGTCAACAAGGGGTAGCTTATCTGGATGACGGCACGATGGTCGTTGTTGAAGACGGACAGCATTATATGAATGAACAGTTGGTTGTTGTTGTGACGAGTGCGTTGCAAACAGCTGCCGGTCGAATGATTTTTGCTAAACCGGCACATTCTGGGCGTGGGATTGATGAACATAAAAATAATCATGATCAGGCAAAAGAGAAGAAGTAA
- the radA gene encoding DNA repair protein RadA, which translates to MAKKAKVQFECQSCGYISPKYLGRCPNCGQWNSMTEVTIQDTTDRRTRVSLSGKKTQPQRLTEIVPKKEPRVATKLPELNRVLGGGVVPGSLVLIGGDPGIGKSTLLLQVSQQLTEVGGKVLYVSGEESADQIKLRAERLGKANVDFYLYAETDMHEIARAIEQLEPDYVIIDSIQTMTQPDVTSVAGSVSQVRETTAELLKIAKTNGIAIFIVGHVTKEGSIAGPRMLEHMVDTVLYFEGDKHHTFRILRAVKNRFGSTNEIGIFEMREQGLEEVANPSQVFLEERLDGATGSAIVVAMEGSRPILVEVQALVTPTVFGNAKRTTTGLDFNRVSLIMAVLEKRASLLLQSQDAYLKAAGGVKLNEPAIDLAVAVSIASSYKEKGTKPTECFIGEIGLTGEVRRVNSIEQRVKEAEKLGFTKVYIPKNNLGGWEPPKNIEIIGVATIGETLRKVFQ; encoded by the coding sequence ATGGCAAAAAAAGCAAAAGTTCAGTTTGAATGTCAATCCTGCGGCTATATTTCTCCTAAATATTTAGGGCGTTGCCCAAACTGCGGGCAATGGAACTCTATGACTGAAGTAACGATCCAAGACACTACTGACAGACGGACGAGAGTCAGTCTTTCCGGAAAAAAAACACAGCCTCAGCGTTTAACAGAAATCGTACCAAAAAAGGAACCAAGAGTAGCAACAAAGCTTCCAGAGCTGAATCGAGTTTTAGGCGGCGGTGTTGTTCCAGGCTCATTAGTTCTGATTGGAGGCGATCCGGGTATTGGGAAATCAACACTGCTGTTGCAGGTTTCTCAACAGCTGACAGAGGTTGGCGGTAAGGTGCTCTATGTTTCCGGTGAAGAAAGTGCAGATCAGATTAAATTGCGAGCAGAGCGCTTAGGAAAAGCAAATGTTGATTTTTATCTTTATGCAGAAACAGATATGCATGAGATTGCTCGTGCAATCGAACAGCTTGAACCGGATTATGTAATCATTGATTCCATTCAGACGATGACTCAGCCGGATGTAACCAGTGTGGCCGGAAGTGTGAGTCAGGTAAGAGAAACGACCGCTGAGCTGTTGAAAATCGCTAAAACGAATGGCATTGCCATCTTTATTGTCGGACATGTGACAAAGGAAGGTTCGATTGCCGGTCCACGGATGCTAGAGCATATGGTTGATACGGTTCTCTATTTTGAAGGAGACAAGCACCACACCTTTCGAATCCTACGTGCGGTAAAAAATCGCTTTGGTTCGACGAATGAAATCGGTATTTTTGAAATGCGTGAGCAAGGACTGGAAGAGGTAGCGAATCCCTCTCAAGTTTTTCTGGAAGAACGATTGGATGGTGCGACTGGTTCGGCAATTGTTGTAGCGATGGAAGGTAGTCGACCGATTTTGGTCGAGGTGCAGGCACTGGTCACACCGACTGTATTTGGAAATGCCAAGCGAACAACAACTGGGTTAGACTTTAATCGTGTTTCTCTGATTATGGCTGTTCTGGAAAAACGGGCAAGTCTCTTGCTTCAAAGTCAGGATGCTTATTTGAAAGCAGCAGGTGGCGTGAAGTTGAATGAACCGGCTATCGATCTAGCAGTGGCAGTTAGTATTGCTTCAAGTTATAAAGAAAAGGGAACAAAGCCGACAGAGTGTTTTATCGGAGAAATCGGATTGACAGGTGAGGTCCGTCGCGTAAACAGTATCGAGCAGCGCGTAAAGGAAGCAGAAAAGCTCGGCTTCACCAAAGTATATATTCCTAAAAATAATTTAGGCGGTTGGGAACCTCCAAAAAACATCGAAATAATTGGTGTGGCGACGATAGGGGAAACCTTAAGAAAGGTCTTTCAATAA
- a CDS encoding winged helix-turn-helix transcriptional regulator → MKQMDWEDTCPLVTTQRIMAGKWKLSIIWFLAEHSVLRFSELKAAFEDPTLTQKMLTQHLKELQENHLVIRTVYNTVPPKVDYRLSELGKTFIPVMRAMESWGETYQEQVDDFSK, encoded by the coding sequence ATGAAACAGATGGACTGGGAAGACACTTGTCCCTTAGTAACAACACAACGAATCATGGCAGGAAAATGGAAGCTTTCAATCATCTGGTTTCTTGCAGAGCATTCTGTTCTGCGTTTCAGTGAATTAAAGGCCGCCTTTGAAGATCCTACACTCACACAGAAAATGCTGACACAGCATTTGAAAGAACTTCAAGAAAATCATTTAGTGATTCGAACAGTCTATAATACCGTACCACCCAAAGTAGACTATCGCTTAAGTGAACTGGGGAAAACCTTCATTCCAGTAATGCGCGCGATGGAATCTTGGGGTGAAACCTACCAAGAACAAGTGGATGATTTCAGTAAATAA
- a CDS encoding ArpU family phage packaging/lysis transcriptional regulator — protein MLIFFEIDQKKTKRNVKKLLGMYPHFFRRAQTSLKLKVTSNYYITFETASGQELSATFPECTDAELELQKIVKGIDKLDLFERQLVYDKFIDRKKTNVALCMNYHISESTFYRKMDKALLHFAESYDCGRLLAIKYKGYQQNLESYL, from the coding sequence ATGCTTATTTTCTTTGAAATAGACCAAAAGAAGACGAAAAGAAATGTCAAAAAACTTCTGGGCATGTATCCTCATTTTTTTCGTCGTGCACAGACATCATTAAAATTGAAAGTTACATCAAATTACTATATTACATTTGAAACAGCTTCGGGACAGGAGCTATCTGCTACATTCCCTGAATGCACGGATGCTGAATTAGAATTACAAAAGATAGTCAAAGGGATCGATAAATTAGATTTATTTGAGCGTCAGTTGGTTTACGATAAGTTTATTGACAGGAAAAAAACAAATGTGGCGCTTTGTATGAACTATCATATAAGCGAAAGTACATTCTATCGGAAAATGGATAAAGCTTTACTCCATTTTGCAGAATCCTACGATTGTGGTCGATTACTAGCAATAAAATATAAAGGTTATCAACAAAATCTAGAATCATATTTATAA
- a CDS encoding aldo/keto reductase, whose translation MQVTTIGSTLTVSRIGLGAINFGTKISEPDAFSLMNEYVGLGGNFIDTANNYAVWNGGDGGESERTIGMWLAQRNDREKLVIATKLGALSTSSGKGFSNMEGLSRETILRAVDRSLNHLQTTIDLLYLHVDDFATPQEETMGTLAELVEQGLIKELGCSNFFSWRTERARQICQQFDWPFFSAIQQRYSYLSPVMDAELFPQVALNADMKSYLTEHPELRLVAYSPLLKGQYNTSEILNPVYDTAANRQKLEQLLATEKNPNRWVLDQLTNEFGGSVALLTTSSLQHLKEAMGPVREC comes from the coding sequence ATGCAGGTAACAACAATCGGATCAACACTAACTGTTAGCCGAATCGGTTTAGGCGCAATCAATTTTGGTACCAAAATTTCCGAACCAGACGCTTTTTCCCTGATGAACGAATATGTGGGTTTAGGTGGGAATTTTATTGATACAGCTAATAATTATGCGGTATGGAATGGCGGTGATGGAGGAGAGAGTGAGCGAACAATCGGGATGTGGCTCGCACAAAGAAACGATCGAGAAAAGCTGGTAATTGCAACAAAGCTTGGTGCCCTAAGCACTAGCTCTGGGAAAGGATTTTCTAATATGGAGGGACTGAGCAGAGAAACGATACTGCGCGCAGTAGACCGCTCCTTGAATCATTTGCAGACCACGATCGATTTACTGTACTTACATGTGGACGACTTTGCTACTCCTCAGGAAGAAACCATGGGAACATTAGCAGAGTTGGTTGAGCAAGGCTTAATAAAAGAGTTGGGTTGCAGCAATTTTTTTAGTTGGCGGACCGAACGTGCACGACAAATTTGCCAACAGTTTGACTGGCCTTTTTTCAGCGCTATTCAGCAACGATACAGTTATCTTTCTCCCGTGATGGATGCAGAGCTATTTCCCCAAGTAGCTTTGAATGCGGATATGAAAAGCTATTTAACGGAACATCCAGAGCTCAGGTTGGTTGCCTATTCGCCACTGCTAAAAGGGCAGTATAACACGTCAGAAATACTGAATCCTGTCTATGATACAGCTGCAAACAGACAGAAGCTGGAACAACTGCTAGCGACAGAAAAGAACCCGAATCGCTGGGTATTGGATCAGCTTACGAATGAGTTTGGTGGAAGTGTGGCATTGCTGACAACCTCATCGCTTCAGCATCTAAAAGAAGCGATGGGACCAGTTCGTGAATGTTAA